The following coding sequences are from one Triticum aestivum cultivar Chinese Spring chromosome 5A, IWGSC CS RefSeq v2.1, whole genome shotgun sequence window:
- the LOC123101537 gene encoding uncharacterized protein, producing the protein MRRDEGQQRPHKRATRASDTKLGEYTGICIETSRPDATSFLTARRLIPLTWPTREITENLMATFSLLSWIIMLICCPSNHRFALRLSQIQVRLPNDQIVTGWIEHPGRYAYFFIVNVKDLSGFDAAPVSLDRDIQFEPYRKVAAVWRDFSSGFLRATSRVDLASLSALTSETMLSTCRIDKAGIGGPLVDFDGNFVGMNCSRTRMKKTPYVRREQILQFLRYHRMVCVRAKEEIDDAEEAGIEREMRQLFCSIPGGVAKFFACTGVFIKCNACSATILTSASLVRVSGDAHMINDNLRIEVCLPNEFRVVGILSRYNLHYNIALVDIMGYWGPLEIKIIRHQVTSCDKVIAVGRLFTHHNIMAAKGKMLIGKRSKLDCIELCVSTCKITKAGIGGPLIDTGGNFLGMNFYHEEETPFLLRDVIHRLLLNLNN; encoded by the exons ATGAGACGCGATGAAGGGCAACAACGCCCTCACAAAAGAGCAACTAGGGCAA GTGATACAAAGTTAGGGGAATACACAGGCATATGCATCGAAACCTCACGTCCTGATGCTACAAGTTTCCTGACAGCAAGACGTTTGATTCCACTTACGTGGCCTACAAGGGAGATCACTGAAAATTTAATGGCAACTTTTTCTCTACTTTCCTGGATTATTATGCTAATATGCTGCCCCAGTAACCATCGATTCGCCTTGCGCTTGTCTCAGATTCAAGTGCGCCTTCCGAATGATCAGATTGTCACTGGCTGGATAGAGCATCCTGGGAGATATGCTTATTTTTTCATCGTCAACGTCAAGGACTTGTCTGGTTTTGATGCTGCGCCTGTAAGCCTTGATCGTGACATACAGTTTGAGCCTTATAGGAAGGTAGCAGCTGTATGGCGCGATTTCAGTTCAGGATTTTTGAGGGCCACAAGCAGAGTAGATCTTGCCTCTCTAAGCGCTCTAACCAGTGAGACAATGTTGAGCACATGCCGGATCGACAAG GCTGGGATTGGAGGCCCCCTTGTTGATTTTGATGGTAACTTTGTTGGGATGAACTGCTCTCGTACCAGAATGAAAAAGACCCCCTACGTGCGAAGGGAGCAAATTCTTCAATTCTTGCGGTATCACCGGATGGTCTG TGTTAGAGCTAAGGAAGAGATTGATGATGCTGAAGAAGCGGGAATTGAACGTGAGATGAGACAACTATTTTGCAGCATTCCAGGAG GAGTTGCAAAATTCTTTGCTTGCACTGGCGTATTTATAAAGTGCAATGCATGCTCTGCAACAATTCTGACTTCAGCAAGTTTGGTTAGAGTTTCTGGTGATGCACACATGATTAATGATAACCTGAGG ATTGAAGTTTGCCTTCCAAACGAATTTCGAGTTGTAGGGATATTGAGCCGCTATAATTTACATTACAACATTGCTCTTGTTGACATCATGGGGTACTGGGGTCCTCTTGAAATAAAAATCATCCGGCATCAAGTTACCTCATGTGACAAGGTAATAGCTGTGGGTCGTCTTTTTACTCATCACAATATAATGGCTGCAAAGGGGAAGATGTTGATTGGCAAACGAAGCAAACTCGATTGCATAGAACTTTGTGTCTCCACCTGTAAAATCACCAAG GCTGGGATTGGGGGCCCTCTTATTGACACCGGTGGGAATTTTCTTGGTATGAACTTTTACCATGAGGAAGAAACTCCGTTCCTGTTGAGGGATGTTATTCACCGCCTATTGTTGAACTTAAATAATTGA